The Salvia miltiorrhiza cultivar Shanhuang (shh) chromosome 2, IMPLAD_Smil_shh, whole genome shotgun sequence DNA window AAATTATTTGTCACCCACTATTATTTGCCACCCATACCCGCGACCTGCAGATAGCCACTACCCATCGGGTTTCCGCCACTTGTATCCGTCGGATACCCGTCGAGGCTTGAGAGGTAGGGGCGTTGCTACTTCTCGGCGTTGACATCCTACAATCAAccacccaacaaatgcaataaaccacccaacaaataaatcaccacGAAACTGCAGcaaattttagagaaaattttaacttCTTGTACACTACTATTTGACACTCATACCCGCGACCCACGGATACCCAccacccgtcgggtatccaccaacccgctacccgtcggttACCCGtcacccgctacccgtcggataTATGTTACAGACAATGCCTTTTATGATTAATTTGGTAGCATCTAATTAATGTTGGACATTCTGGAGCATTGTAATTTGTTGTTGCTTCTGTTTTGTTGGGATGCTCTAATCCAACTACCGATGCCCTACCCTAGAACTTGATCAGTCACTGGGGAATGACTATCGATAAGATTTGGGGAAATAGGAAGGGTAGCAATTTACTTGTTCTGCAAAACTGCTACTTATGTTTGTGTGAACTTGTGCTAAGTGCCCCTAGGTTGTTCAGATTACTCTTAAGATTAGAGATTCACTTTCTTCCTGTCATTAACAATCCATGTAACAAATTGTTTCAGCAGAAATTTCATGCTTATCTACATGCTGCAACAATAGTTTGTTTTGTCTGTTCTTTACTAATTATTTTCAGTACTATTCTATGAAGATCATGCCTTAATTTCACTGGGCATTCATTTTATTGTTGTGTGTTACAGTTCCTGCTAAATTAGTTGATCTCTACCTTGATTTGAGGAGCTTAGCTGAAGAACACATTAAGGTAATCTAATGTTAAGTTCACACACAATTCATAAAGAAAAATAACTCCCCATTAACTAAATATACTTAAGAATTAACACTTGCAAGAACACCTCATAAACTTAAATACCCAACTACAAATAACAAAACACAACTTctagcagcaacaacaacaactcAAATTTCCACAAatcaataaagtaaaatatacaaaatcCTTTGAAATCCTTAAACCTAAAATGGTAGAACCACACATCTCTTTCTTCCACTCTCACCTTCTTCTCCCTCTATCATCTGCTCACTCTGGCCGATAGCAGCAGCCATACGCTGCCACCATCTCCGCCCTCTACCCCTGATTCGACTACTTGGCCAACAACACACACACCACACTAAGGCTTCCCCTCTTCTCCTGACTCCGTACAGCAGCACCCACAACTAGAgatggcagtggatcctggacccggtccagatccgtggatccagatccgattttacggatctggatctcaattttttggatccacggatctggatccggatctggatctcactttctaaaacggatctggatctggatcttgaaatttgagatccggatccggcccagatccgacccatggatccgattttatttaaaatatattatttattttttatatttattttattaatagtattagatatattaaaaaattaaaataatagaaaaattagaataactTTAAAAACTGAAACCCTACTTTCCAACTCTAATTCTCCACTCTCGGTTCTTCTCCCAATCTCCCTCACTCCGCCGCCTCAGCCACTCTCCCTCACTCCCTCGCCCGCCCGCCGCCTCACCAATTCGCCCGCCAGCCGCCGGCGAAGGTGGGGACAGTAGCAGGCAGTTGCAGCAGACACGACACACGCCCATCCTCCTCCAGTTCGCCCGCCGCGGCGCCGCCCCTCTTTCCCTTCTCGGACCACTCCAGCTCCAGCTCGCCAGCCACCTTCTCGGAGCTCTCGAAGCACTCCACTTCGGCCGACACCTTCAGACCTTCTCCAGTTCGCCGGTGCGACTCTGCGTGCTGCGGCTGCTGCCCATCTCCATCTCCGACGCACTACTCTTTGCGACCCTGTTCCTCATTGGATTTGGAGGCTTGGCATTATATGCTGTAAGTGACAGTAGCTTTGCTGAAGCTCTTTGGCTTTGTTGGACATTTGTGGCAGATTCAGGAAATCATGTCACCGCCAGAGTTATTAGACATTACATTATTATTTGGCAAAGAGTTATTTTTCCGAAATAAGAGCCTTGTGTATTTATTCGTCAACTCATAAATCTTGTGATGCTGGAATTTTCTTGGTAAAATCATATGTTGATCTTTATTTGAACTTTTTCCTTTGATAGCTTGATGATGTAATTGAATAATCTATTCATCATCTATAATTCATGAAGTTTTGATGGAGAATTTTTGATGATGAAAATTAGATgttaattttgtgattttttttaatttaaaaatagtagatccatggatctggacccgtggatccgcggatctggcggatctggatctggatccaaatttttcagatccgcggatctggatccaaatcTGGATCTgatatatgaaaacggatctggatctggtattgaccagacccggtccagatccggcccgttgccatccctacccACAACCACCCGACTCATCATCCACATCAAAATCTATGCAGTCAAGCAACATTCCCACAACATTGTTAGTCGTTGATTATAAAGTTTGCTGTTATTTGCTATGTGAATTGTCAAAAAATGAGAGACACAAACTtacttgaaaaataaaaaacgtgATGTCAGGAAACAACAACTAACAAAGCAGCAAGCCAATCAAATCAACATAGTACAAAGCCATATAAACTAATTATTGCCATTCATGATAGGATCACATCGGTAACAACGTTGGAAATTTCGATTAGAGATCGACTATATGGCGCCAGATACACTCATGATTCAGGAATACTAATGTTCAATCCTCAAATCTCAACAGACATGCATCTCAGTGTATGCAAACAAGAACTTTATCATCATAGAAATTGGTTTCCAGAAACTCAAATGAATATCAAAATAGAAGggagaaaaatcagaaaatgcaTAAAATATTCAGAGATTAGAGCATGTAAGTCACTCTCATAAATCATTTGGTTACTGATATCATTACTAAAAACTCTAGTTTCCAGAAACTCAAATGAGTATCAaaataaaagggaaaaaaaatcaaaaattgcgTAAGATTTCATCTAGTTGGGATTCTGAAAGAGATCAAAGAAGCTTTGTTCAAAAAATGAGATTGCAAACCTTTTTTCAAAACCTTCAAACCTAATTGCAGAGGTAGTTAAAGCCACTTTGAATTAAGAAGCAGCAGGTCACTGGAGAGCAAATGAAGATAGCCAAGAATGAGAAAAGGAGTCCACGGGCAAATAAGCATAATTCTAGTTCTCATAATCATAAATATCATATCATTTTGATTACCTAAAAGTTCAGAAGTATATGTTGTTACTATTCACATCATAATACTATCACTTAGTGAAATAAAAGTATGGAAGTTtgattcaaataaataaacatccAGATTATATCATCAATGCATACAAATTCAGAAAAGCAACTGattagattatataatttagaTTACTTTTCAGTAGGATCAACGATATGGGGAGAAAGAACCTAGTTCAGAACAGAAACTCAAGCAACAAATGCACGCATGTAAGCTGTAGGACGTAAAAAACTTTCAAAGAACTCAAAATTTTCACCAAGCTTCAAAatcatttaaattatatttttcaaaccATGCTGTATCAAATACCAAACCACCTCCAAAATTTTAATCCAAAACCCCTTAAGCAATTATCAGATTCCAATAAATATTATGAGACTTCACTGATGCACCAAAATGCTTCAAAAAGTAGTATTAGGCAGATTCTCGTGTGTGGAAGGCATTTTTGCAGtagaaaataaaagaacaaTGATCTTAAAAAAATGGCAGGAAAAAatagctttaatttaatatgataattactctaatttaaattatatatttcactattttttaaaaaaatgttagtTTATTTTGACACTAAATTtgaattatgtatttttatattttttttataacactAAATTTGAACTATATATGTATAGAGCCATACTCGCAACATAAGGCTCTATAgatttttcatttcatttttgaaagttgaattttaaaataaatttttattaaatttgaattttggaaTTACAATAACTAAATATAAAAGTACATTATAAACTAAAAATACCACTACTttgatttcaaaaaaaattataaactggTCGTCCAACAACTAttttaaagagtaaaattttgaagtagccaaaatgaagcataaaacacaatttatggccacacattgaaaaaacacaaattttggccaattttattgattttgacgtttttacccttaatgaggcggaccgggtaggatcaggcacgcgggtcgcgtgccaggtcgggttaggcacttatggcactattagtgccataagtgccaagattttactttgattttattttggatttccgatgacacttatggcactaataggcCAAAaatgccaacgaaaatccaaaataaaatagtcattttggcacttatgacactaatagtgccataagtgtcatacgtgcagcacaaatacagaaacaacaacatcatttaaaccctaaatgaataatctaaaccctaaatggaacatctaaaccccaaatggataatctaaaccctaaatggaatatctaaaccctagggggaagtgtgcacatatagtgccataagtgccatacgtgcagcacagatcagatctgtcgatggctgaaatcgaaggaggcgaagatcagatctgccgatggaggaggcgacgcaacgatcagatcagatccatcgccgccgcctcatcagatcagatccatcgccgcctcatcagatcagatctgccgccgccgccgcctcatcctcatcagatcagatctcctccaccgctgtcgcctcatcctctactccgacgaagtctgcccaagccgcgagagctccgacgaattctccaagctcggcgccgctggagagagagagggggagatgagaaagagagaggagagagagagagaagggtagaatagtcatgacatagaaaaaatgaccaaaatttatgttttttcaaatggtggacaaaatttgatgttgtatgttaaATAGggtcattcggccctattgtttctattttaaatttaaaaataaaaaaccaaaaaaatgcAACGACAGTTTTTAAAAAACACAAATACTTCTGTACAACTGATTTCCACAATGACGCTACTTCATTCtgaaaatgacacttgaacatttccgaataacactatttcaacatacaaatgacacttgaagatattcaagtgtcatttgtatgttgaactTCAaggtgtcatttgtatgttggagtagtgtcatttagaAATCAGTTGCACGATGCAACGgttgcacgggagagtgcctctttaaaaaaattgattttttttttttttttttttttctgtttccaaaaaaaaatgatttttttacgAGCTCCCATACGATTATGGTGATTCCGGCAACAAAATATTTTGTAGTGATTCCGGCAACAAAAGTAGagtattaataaaaatatttttgatatttaattaaattaaagttgagAATAATTTAGAACcagataaataatttaaaatttaatctaATAATTACCCCTAATCAAAGTGAATACCCGTGACACAAATCTAGTATACGGAGACGATAAAATAGGTGTGCTACTTTGTAAGCAGCAAACAAAGTATTCTCTCATAAAAATACGATGCTGCGCCAAGAGTGGAGAAGCCCCGACCCCAACTTCTCCAACCCAACACCTATTTCTGCTGCTTTTGTTGACTCAATCACTCAACCAGGTAAATTATTCTTCCAATTTAATCACACGTTACATTTCCTTTTCGAAAAATCGAGTCTGATTTAGATGGGTTCTTGAATATGCAAAACCCTCAATTCGTTGTGAGAGAGTACATATCTTGGGTTAAAATCGGAAGAATTTTGTGTTGAATTTTGTCAGATTGTGAAAGGAAGGGGTCGGCGAAGGCGTATCTGCATCACCTGTGCTCTGCAAAACAATGGAAACAGCCTCTCTTTGAATGCTGTAATGAAGAAGGTCCCGCTCATAAGAAACTGTGAGTTTTGTATTTCTAGAATATCCACTGGGGTGATACCTAATAGTGGTGTCACATATGTGTCACCTTAACAACTACCTTATTTTTCAACTCACTCATACACTACttcatatttaactatttatgGACcccactattattattattattattattattattatatttaccattatatatataaaaaatgatttaAGTAGTTGGGAACCAcaacaaaaaatagaaattagtTTAAAATACTTGGTGGAACCCACCATTGCTGCTACTACTACCCGGGTAGTAAAATTACTTCCTTAAAACTTTTGCACCtcattttattgctttttcctatGGTGCTACCCATGCCAGCACATCAACTACCTGAGAAAAAACCCAGCATAGTGGATGCTCTAAAGAAAACGGGAATTTCATGTGATACTGTCGCATGATCTGACGGCACTATAACCGTAACATGAATTTCATGCAACTAGAAAAACGGAAAAAATTAATACTTGCAATATCAGTGGGTTGCATCCGAGAATTTATATTTTAGGAATTATAGATTATAATTACTAATGCGATTTTAAAGTAATTATTACGTATTtatagtactctctccgtcccacgaattttgacacgttttcctttttgggccgtcccacgaatcttgacacgtttccattttgggtaataattattaccttctctctcctactttatcacttttatattttattaactacacacttaaaacactaatctacaactccaaacgtgtcaagattcgtgggacggagggagtaaatggTAACCTCATTTGCAGATTTGAAGTAAAAGTTGAAATCACTTATAGATAGGTTTCTACACTGGAATGGAATCCAAAATTGACAACACTTCTAAATAAGGGGCTGAATCAAGTCGATTCCAAAATTTTGTTTAAACTAGGAATAAACAGTGAGATTTTCTGTGGTGAATAATCAACCTGTATGAGATATTTACATCCATGCCAATGTATTTACTAAACAGCATGTAGTTTATCATTGCTATAAAAGATTGTTATTTCCGAAGTAAGTCTGATAGATGTAAAATATTTCTGGACAACAGACCATACAATGCATTGCGTCTTGAAACAAGGACGCCTTCGTCAACCTTTAGTCATGAGAGTCACTTTGGTTGAATGTCTGTTCTGACAGAGTCGATGATCTAGCTCGTAGACCTTATCAAAGTAACTAAAATCAAGTGGTGAGGAACTAGCTGAGCTGATAGCTTGTGATAAACTTACAGACTCACACTGTTTAGTTAGTTTCAGATTGTTTATACTCGTAGTCGTTTGGTGTCTCTCTGAATACTTTGAGATAAAGATAGTTCTAAGGAGCTCATGCATAGAAAACTAAATTCAGGCTATTCGTAAAGCTAAAACAGATAGAGTATAGCATAAAGCGGTAAATGACATAGAGAATGTATAGTCCCTACATCTATTTTGATCAAACTATTCTAATTACAACTTGCTTTCAACTAGCCGACAAACTCCTAGCACTGGATGTATGTTTATGTTTAATGATTTCAGGTTTTCAACTAGGGCCGAGTTCACCTTACAACGAAGAACATTTCTGAAGGTTGATTCATTCGTCTAAGCTTGGATATGACGTTTAAGCTCTGTAGCAAAAGAAGGATTAAAAGGTTCTCCTAAGGTTGAGACATTAGTAGAATGGAGCTTTTTGAACTGATGTCTTCTTTTTCGTTGAGCTTCGAGCTTCACCATGGACCTTTTTCCAATCGGCTAACCATGGACGATATAGATTTTTTCTTTAAGCTCTACACTCTTGTCCAGATGTGTCTTCTTTTGAGCTTTGGCATCTCTTGGTATGTGGTTGCGTACGCAGAGACGACACAcactctcctcttttttttctttatatctGTCGTGTTAGCTCTTCTAAATAAATAGAAGTTTGAATTAACTATCCGTTGGAGAAATCACAATTCAAACTTCGCTGCTGGTAGTTGAGACAACAGACATATTCTTCCTTCAGTGGGAAGTTTCGTTGTTGTCCGTATACTTTTTGCAGACTGCATCTGCTACTGTTAGGATGCGTTGTCCACTTCTATTTGATCCATGTCATTGAGGCAAACTTCCCTTTCCTTAGTTGCTTCCACCACTGAATCTGATCATTCAATGCTCCTCATGCGCCTTCATGTTAGGTTTACATGGATTTAGTCTAACCTTGTTAGGTTGGTTTCTTCACTTGTGAACGCATACGGTCAGACGCTAATACACAGTGGCATAATTGAACTTTGGCTTTTCAGTTCTCTCATTCTTCTCATTGAACTTCCAATCTTCAAGGTTTAGTGTTAGTACAATAGCTTCTTAACAAATGAGTTTTGCTAACCACGCTCTTGGGTGAAGTGGAATGATTTGTGTTCTCCAAAAAAAGAGGGGGGGCTGGGCTTTAAGAATATCGAGTGGTTAGTAGTGAAATGGATTTGGAGATTTCTTAATGGGGAGGGATGTTGTGGGCTAGAGTAGTTAGATCTTTATATGGGAACCTTGTGTGGGGAGAGAAGAGCGTGGGATGCTCGGGGAGAGGTAGGGCTAGAGATGGATGGTGGTCTAAAATTCTATCGGTGGCTGGAGGTTCGACTGAGTCATGGTTCTTTGACAACATTAGACTTAAGATTGGAGTGGGCGGAACACAAAATTCTGGAGTCATAGGTGGGCGGGGTCATAACCTCTCAAGTTTGTCTTCCCTAGATTGTATCAACTTAGTGCTAACAAGGAAGTCCTCATTAGCAAGTCGGGTAGGTGGGAGAATGGGGGCTGGAAATGGGAGTTGAAATGGAGACGAGAGTTTTTCGAAAGGGAGATTGAAGCATCAACTGTTTAGTGTCATTTCTGTGTTTAACCTTAAGGCAGGTACTGCTGACGGGTGGTCTTGGAGTGCGGCCAAAGACGGCCCCTTACTCAACAAGATCAGCGTATGCGGTTATCAAAGAGGCAGAGAACGAGGCGCCAGCAGCGGACGAGATCCTGTCGAAGGTTTGGAGTATTCCAGTTCCTCATAAGGCGAGAGTTACGGCCTGGAGAATCTTGCAAAACAGACTACCTACTTGCACCAATCTTAGGAGGAGGAATATCTTGCTGAACAAAGAAGAACTCAGCTGCAATGCTTGCTTTCATCAGGAGGAGTCGCTTAATCACTTGCTTCTACATTGCTCAAAGACCGAGAAGGTTTGGGACGAAATTCACAGGTGGCTCGGCATTTGCTTCGTGCGTCCATAAAACGTGGTTTCGCACTTTATCTCGTTCACAGGTTTGGGCAAAGGGAAAAGGAATAGAAAGTTCTTAATGGTGTTATGGTGCTGCATCAATTGGGTTCTATGGAAGTGTCGTAATGTGAGTAGATTTGAAGGTAAAGTCTGGGAGATAAAAAATCTGGTTCTGGAGGTAAAAGCAAGAATGTGGAGTTGGGGCAAGATTTTCGGGTTTTAGGCATTGAGTCGTGTTTTAATGACTGGATCTCATGCGACACATCTCCACTGATCTTGTAAAGTTTcctggtacctctggtaccaacTGCTGGCtttcaattaaatttattttcttataaaaaaaaaaaaatgagttttgCTAACCTGGTTCGTCTATACAACACCTTTGATTCATCATCTCAATTAGGATAGAATCATGAAGGTGCAAGGATTCATCATCTCTGTACTTTCTAGTATAGCTTTGCCATATTTTACTTTGTGATGGATTATTGTATAAATGCTTCAAGATCTGCAATAGGTTCATCTTCAAGGTCAGCATTCACTCAGAAGAAGGGCGTGTGATCGTGGAGAGTTTCGGCAACACTCAGACGAGCAAGAAAGCCGCGGCAGAGGATGCAGCGGAGGGGGCTCTCTGGTGCTTGAAACATATGGGCATCAGCTGGTGAAGCAATGCACCTGTAATGTAATGATTGTAGGATccaaatcatgaaaaataactaTGCTTCAAGGTTTAGCTTAGAAACCATATAGTTGTGCAATCGCGCGCTGTCACATTTTTTGTGGCAGATACTGTGTTTAATGTTGTAGATTAGATGGCTTCAGCTGCAGAAGATTATCTTGCTTTGTGCTTCAGTGCATAAACTCTGCCATGTTGTATTTGATGAAGCCttcttagttaatttattttcaagagaaAGATATAAGTAATGATTCTAATGTGCCGTTGGATTtataatatgtttatatatacaTGGATTTGATGATACATCTATATATGCTAAAATACAGATCTAAGATAGAACCTGACACAGCCTTTGAGAGTGTCAGTAGATAAAATAAAGAGATTCTGTTGTGGAAATAGCAAATGCATGTGGATAATTCATACTTACAACTTAATTTAGTGTATTTGtaagtctttaaatttttaatatgttgTTTAATCTTCAATGACTTTAAGCTCttcaaaaataagttcttcaatCTCATCCTAAATACATAAtcaatttacaaaaataattttattatgattTGTTTTCAATACTCTTCTAgctttatttcttttcaattttctctttCTCGCTAGTATTTTATCTCTCTAATTCACAATtcactttttaatttataagttcaattatttaaatattttaataatttttcagGCTCTCGACTCATTACATCTTATACGTTGTCTAAAATAAGTTTAGTCAAACATCCTATTAATCTTAGTTAAGACAATGAGGGAACCAGAGATTCATTGTTAATCCTTAAAAAAACACTCTTCTTGGTTTATAAAAAATAACCTACTAAaataccttcttcttcttctattaattaaaaattgaagCTGAAAATGTCACGTTAAAATACTACTAATCTAATCAATCTAAGTAACCTAACATTTAAAAGGTCATAACTTGTGtgaatcacttaatataattaGATATGACTAATCTAATCAATCTAAGTAATCTAACATTTAAAAGGTCATAAGATGTGAAGAAAGGTTATATAACCTTTCTCTCTAAACCAACATACTTGGGAAGAACTTTGTGATTGCTAAATTTAGTTTTAGTAAATTAAGATTGAAAAGgcctaaatatatatatctgggAACCTATATTTCCAATTATTTAATCTAGTTCCTTATCCACCATCATAATCTTGGGGTCTACAAGTTTGACTAAAGAAATGAATTTGTTGATTCCGACATCTTGGGTCTTATATTTTTTCTACAAGGATTCCCAAAATCTCTTGAGTTGTCTTCACCTTATAACATACATGCAACCAACTTTTGTAGGCCGATAAAGACAATTCTTCCACAACAAGTCCTCATGGACCCATACACGTTAAGACTTGCTCTCTTCTTTTCTATATGGGGAATTTTGTGTTTCCAATTAAAATTGGTAACATTTTAATTCAAAGACAATCAAACAccaataaaattttgaagatgCCATTTTATACAagttaaatttgaattttaacaTATCTTACAAATTTTAATGTCTAAGataatttcacattttttacATTGTATGTGTGTAGGCAATTAAAATTTATGGCCAATTAAATCGTGCCATGTGAAAattgtaaattaaatattagaTTATATATTATGAGCTTCCTACAATGTGTATATATAGTAGAATctctataaataaattttattaggACCGtgatattttattatactaggaagttactctctccatcccaacttttagtatccagtTGAGAGTGAAACATAttataataaagtgattgagtaTGTTGTGAGTTGAATAAGGGTCtcaccttttatgtgagtgttaaaataattaaagtggagtaagtaccccacctacttttactaaaaatagaaatgaatatcAAAATGTGGGATGatcaaaaaatgaaagttggatactaaaagttgggacggagtgagtattagTTAATCAAtaagttaataatttattattgatagatgtatttttttatatctaGTTAACTTGAATCTAATttagtaaatttaaatttaataacatATGAATTCAATCACTAATTGGATTATCCGAGTGAAAATTAAGCATGTTTGGAGATCCAAAGCTAAGAAAAAGCCGTCCACCAAAAGTATAACACAATTATTCGATTGGGCATTCACAAAGAGTgtgacacttttctttttaggaaATAACCCCACTCTCTCATTTTAATTACAATCACTCGTTTTTTATTGGCTCCACACTC harbors:
- the LOC131007605 gene encoding uncharacterized protein LOC131007605 isoform X2 yields the protein MLRQEWRSPDPNFSNPTPISAAFVDSITQPDCERKGSAKAYLHHLCSAKQWKQPLFECCNEEGPAHKKLSAIGSSSRSAFTQKKGV
- the LOC131007605 gene encoding ribonuclease 3-like protein 1 isoform X1, which gives rise to MLRQEWRSPDPNFSNPTPISAAFVDSITQPDCERKGSAKAYLHHLCSAKQWKQPLFECCNEEGPAHKKLFIFKVSIHSEEGRVIVESFGNTQTSKKAAAEDAAEGALWCLKHMGISW